In Ostrea edulis chromosome 6, xbOstEdul1.1, whole genome shotgun sequence, a single window of DNA contains:
- the LOC125646424 gene encoding 1,4-alpha-glucan-branching enzyme-like yields MGDVDTTASPPRLQNLLDIDPYLRNFETEIKRRYGCFCNLQKAIEQNEGGYDKFTRGYESFGIHRTSDNGIYMKEWAPGAEGVFLRGEFNGWNQTRYSFTKGEFGKWELKIPPNSDGSCPVPHNSKIKLVIKTKSGELVDRLCPWASYVTQPDSTKAYDQVFWDPPQRYKFQHPHPKKSDNLRIYESHVGIASWEGKIATYKEFTQNVIPRIKKLGYNAIQMMAIMEHAYYASFGYQVTSFFAASSRYGTPDELKEMIDAAHANGITVLLDMVHSHASKNVVDGLNQFDGTDSCFFHGGGRGNHDLWDSRLFNYTEWEVLRFLLSNLRWWIEEYKFDGFRFDGVTSMLYHTHGMGHGFSGDYGEYFGLNTDTDSLVYLMLSNQMLRSLYPDFVITIAEEVSGMPALCRPIEEGGMGFDYRLAMALPDMWIKHLKEISDDQWEMGRICHTLSNRRYGEKCIAYAESHDQALVGDKTIAFWLMDKEMYTHMSTLSPPSLIIDRGMALHKMIRLITMGLGGEGYLTFIGNEFGHPEWLDFPRAGNNSSYHYCRRQFNLADNDLLKYKFLNQFDKDMMHVEMKYGWLSHPQNYVSRKHEGDKVIVFDRADKLVFVFNWHPSQSYTDYKIGVNVPGKYKVVLDTDAENYGGHKRLDHSVDFFTSDDPWDNRRCSLLVYIPCRSAFVLAKVD; encoded by the exons ATGGGAGACGTAGATACCACTGCATCGCCGCCGAGGCTCCAGAACTTGCTTGACATTGATCCATAcctcagaaattttgaaacagaGATAAAAAGAAG atATGGATGTTTCTGCAATTTGCAAAAGGCCATTGAACAAAATGAAGGAGGATATGATAAATTTACGAGAGGGTACGAATCATTTGGTATACACCGGACATCTGACAATGGAATCTACATGAAGGAATGGGCACCAGGGGCTGAGGGAGTCTTCCTTAGAGGCGAATTTA ATGGCTGGAACCAGACTCGGTATTCATTTACAAAAGGAGAATTTGGAAAATGGGAGTTGAAGATCCCACCAAACTCTGATGGTTCCTGTCCAGTACCCCACAATAGTAAGATAAAG TTAGTGATTAAAACTAAATCAGGAGAACTCGTTGATCGCCTGTGTCCATGGGCTAGTTACGTCACCCAACCAGACAGCACCAAAGCTTACGACCAAGTCTTCTGGGATCCTCCCCAG AGATACAAATTCCAACATCCTCATCCAAAGAAATCGGACAACTTGAGGATATATGAGTCACATGTAGGAATTGCATCATGGGAAGGAAAAATTGCAACATACAAAGAGTTTACACAGAATGTTATACCAAGGATCAAGAAGTTAG GCTACAATGCTATACAGATGATGGCCATCATGGAGCACGCTTATTATGCCAGCTTTGGATATCAAGTCACCAGCTTCTTTGCTGCCTCTAG TCGTTATGGTACTCCTGATGAGTTGAAGGAGATGATTGACGCCGCCCACGCTAATGGGATCACAGTGTTACTGGACATGGTACATAGTCACGCCTCAAAGAACGTGGTGGATGGGCTGAACCAGTTTGATGGAACAGACTCCTGTTTCTTCCATGGTGGAGGGAGAGGAAACCATGATTTATGGGATTCTAGACTCTTTAATTATACTGA GTGGGAAGTTCTACGGTTCCTGCTGTCCAATCTAAGATGGTGGATTGAGGAATATAAATTTGATGGCTTTAGATTTGACGGAGTAACCTCCATGTTATATCATACTCATGGGATGG GTCATGGATTTAGTGGGGATTACGGGGAATATTTCGGATTGAACACTGACACGGATTCTCTAGTCTACCTCATGTTGTCCAATCAAATGCTGCGTTCTCTCTACCCAGACTTTGTGATTACAATAGCTGAG GAAGTATCTGGGATGCCCGCATTGTGTCGTCCCATAGAGGAAGGAGGGATGGGGTTCGACTACCGCCTCGCCATGGCTCTACCTGACATGTGGATCAAA CACTTGAAAGAGATCTCAGATGACCAGTGGGAAATGGGAAGGATTTGTCACACATTATCCAACAGACGATACGGTGAGAAGTGCATCGCATACGCAGAGAGTCATGACCAGGCCCTAGTGGGTGACAAGACCATTGCCTTCTGGCTGATGGACAAAGAAATGTACACTCATATGTCCACTCTGTCACCACCCAGTCTTATTATAGACAGAGGTATGGCTCTCCATAAAATGATCCGACTTATCACCATGGGACTGGGAGGAGAGGGATATCTTACCTTTATAG GAAATGAATTTGGCCACCCAGAATGGCTGGACTTTCCAAGGGCAGGTAACAACTCGAGCTATCACTACTGCAGACGACAGTTTAACCTAGCAGACAATGATCTACTGAAATACAAGTTCCTCAACCAGTTTGATAAAGACATGATGCATGTTGAAATGAAATATGGCTGGCTTAGCCATCCACAG AACTACGTTTCCCGCAAGCACGAGGGTGACAAAGTAATAGTGTTTGACCGGGCAGATAAGTTAGTGTTTGTATTCAACTGGCATCCATCCCAGAGCTACACAGACTACAAGATAGGGGTCAATGTTCCTGGAAA ATACAAGGTTGTACTAGACACGGATGCTGAGAATTATGGCGGACACAAACGTTTAGATCACTCAGTAGATTTCTTTACCTCAGATGATCCGTGGGACAACAGAAGGTGCTCATTGCTT GTGTACATTCCATGTCGATCTGCATTTGTCCTTGCAAAAGTAgactga
- the LOC125646429 gene encoding G-protein coupled receptor moody-like: MTANSTIDNEVLEDELSWNRTLHQTLSLSISVVGTLLNVLATSVIVKGGLYKQSSFKFVLNLFLSNFFLCAMCLPIVFYTTLSPNFGSSGLCPVFGYIIYCVLGTKMLSIVLISLNRYFLIVKYTLYPKVYTARNIRLMFVVNWTFYPFVLAFPLSEIWGTFAYEKHRFICNPLHSSWDYRVFIIITTFVITVPAIIFSYVGILRVVNSNFRRVNTLQKVKAQRLKNDKQLVRTILATIILYTTMNVPFLVLSIADPHTESVNIIVYDVAIYLGWSNALMNPLIYSALNNQIKSSFMSVWEQICKKKPQWHSPWITTDIEIRVISAPNHE; the protein is encoded by the coding sequence ATGACGGCTAATTCTACTATTGACAACGAAGTGTTAGAGGACGAACTGTCCTGGAATCGAACTCTTCATCAAACTCTGTCTCTGTCCATCTCGGTGGTGGGGACGCTGCTCAATGTGCTGGCCACGTCAGTGATAGTCAAGGGAGGGCTCTACAAACAGAGCTCGTTCAAGTTCGTACTAAACCTGTTTCTCAGCAACTTCTTCTTGTGCGCGATGTGTTTACCCATTGTTTTTTATACCACGCTTTCGCCAAACTTTGGAAGCAGCGGGCTGTGTCCCGTCTTTGGTTATATCATCTACTGTGTTTTGGGGACGAAGATGCTCAGTATCGTACTAATCTCCCTGAATCGATACTTTTTAATCGTAAAGTACACGCTATATCCCAAAGTTTACACGGCCAGAAACATCCGACTAATGTTCGTCGTCAACTGGACATTCTATCCATTTGTGTTAGCTTTTCCACTGTCCGAAATATGGGGGACATTTGCATACGAGAAACATCGCTTTATCTGTAACCCTCTTCACTCCAGTTGGGATTACCGGGtattcatcatcatcaccacTTTCGTCATCACCGTGCCAGCTATCATTTTCTCTTATGTGGGAATTCTTCGCGTGGTGAACTCCAATTTTCGAAGAGTGAACACATTGCAAAAGGTAAAAGCACAGCGATTGAAGAATGACAAACAACTGGTTCGAACCATTCTGGCAACCATTATATTGTACACTACCATGAACGTTCCTTTCCTCGTGTTGTCGATCGCAGACCCCCACACGGAGAGCGTCAACATCATAGTCTACGACGTGGCCATTTATCTGGGCTGGTCGAACGCTCTGATGAACCCTTTGATTTATTCAGCTTTAAATAACCAAATCAAGTCATCTTTTATGTCTGTATGGGAACAAATTTGCAAGAAAAAACCGCAATGGCATTCCCCATGGATAACAACAGACATTGAAATAAGAGTGATTTCTGCACCAAACCACGAATAA